The genomic interval aaaatctCTAGGCAGACCAGCAGTAATCAGAATCTGAAGCATTCTACAGGAATATATTACATATTCAATTATTCTATGTATTTAGGGGCATTTAACAGTAAATTCTATGGTGCGGATACGAACAATTCCCAGGACTTGAGCTAGTTTGGAAAGAAGGTGTCTGGTCGAATTATCCATTATCTGATAGAAACCTCGTTGAGAAACTGCCAAGGCCAATCAGTCCCCCgcaaacaagacaagaaaaaaagaaaaaagaaaaaaggtcGCGTGGCGTTCATGCTATTGCCAGTGGCGGATGATAGATCAAGTTTCCACGACCCAGAGAAACAGTGCGAACTAGGCAGCCTAGGCGGCTAGAAGTGATGGCTATATAGTATGTCGGTCTTTCGAGAGCTTCGTCAATAGGGATCTCAATACGGAGACATGTATGTGACCTAGAATGATTATTAATTTCCTCATGCGCCCCACATACCTTCCGCTTTGAAAGACGACGATCACTAGATCAGTATTTACTATTACCCCTGGGAAAGTCTGGTACTCAAGCCCTCGATAATTGCTTTTTCAGCACTAGCTTACTGGACAGCCATTAGGCCAGACATAGAGCGGAAGCACGGCAAAGTTTATGGTGGATATAAATGCGAGCTCCTGTTTGCCTAATTGCTATTCCTTTCGTTTTCGACCACCTTGCCCTTCTTTCCATAGCCTATCGTCGGAGAGATTTCTGCTCGTAAAGAAAACAGCTGCAATGAGTACCTATCAAGGCTATCCATTCCAATTTTCCGAACCAGTAGAAACAATTGGACCTGCGCCAGACCGCTTCTACAGTACTCTCCCGGTTCGTGTCTCAAAGTTCTCCGATCAAATTAGACTGGCaggagagaaagcaaaggagaCATTGCCAGCAAGGCTTGGAATCGATTCCAAGTTATTGATTCGCAATGGTACATTGACTTCCTGTGGCCACGTTGTCTCGTGGATGTTGCCAGAATGTCCACCACATTTGATACCATCCGTGGTGGAATTGGCAGAGCTGATCTGTTACTTGGACGGTAGGTGTGCAGCTCGCTGGGGCCATAGTTCCGTGCTTATGTAGAGGCAGATATTACCGACACGCTTGACAAGCACTCTGTAAGTTATCTATTCCCCCATCGGTTTCCTTGCTACCAACACCCAAGAGCATGATATGATTCTTGCAGACGTGTTGGCTGCTGTGAGTGCAGGGAAATTTGCAACATCTGAATGCAGCTTTGTTCCCGATGCCTTGGCGACACTCAGCAGTTTCTTTGATATATGGGACCTGAGCACAATTCAAACGAAATTGAAAGAGTGTTTCTCCGTGCAAACTGCTCATGTCGACAAAACTATGTCTTTTGATCAGTATAAAATATTCAAAATCAATCATTCAGGAATGAGGTACCGCCCGTCATCTAAGCATGTATTTTTGCTGTATGTGCCAGGCTAATGAGTATTCTTGTGATTTAGGTTCATGGCAAGTATCATAAGCCTTACCAAGGGCCAGCGGGTTTCTCCACAGGAGATAGACTCTGTGTCTTATTTCGTCGACAAAATCCTACTGAGTAGTTCACTGTTAAACGACCTTTACAGCTTTCCCAAGGAATTTGAGGAACATAGCTCAGCAGGCAATATGGACACGATTGGTAATGCGATGGCATTGCTTATGTCCGGTTACGGCTACAATGAGGATGAGGCTGCGAACATCCTTAAGCGAGAGATCTCAGAGCTCGAAGAGCGGGCGCTCGAAGAATTTCACGCCTGGCAAAACTCTAACTTGACTAGATCTCCTAGTCTAGTAGGATATGTCTTCACAGTCATGACTGCCGCTGGAGGATTTAACTATTGGATGTCCCACTCGGAGCGATATTTTCGCACAGATTTCACAACAACCGCCGAAGACCGCGCCAGACTTGTCAGAAATCCAGATTCTTGTCTCGGGTGTCTTCAGGGCTATCCAGCACCGCTCGCGTTGAACGGTCACAGTACATCAACAGTGGAGCTAGACGCTGTGTCTGAAAGCCATGTTTCTGGCTCCGATAGTAGCTTAACGAGCATGACAACGGCGAGTTCTCATGTCTCTGTTGACGGGCTTGGGTTCTCGGGTATGGAAATCGGTATTACCGACAAATTCCAGAAAGCTGATGCACAAAACGTTTGTCACCTTGAGTAATGTTGCTTTTGCGCCTACTAATGAGGTGAACAGTTATGCATGGACCCGTATAACTACATTAGCTCTCTCCCTGGTAAAGGAACGGTGGCCAAACTGGCTGATACACTGCAGACCTGGTTCAAGGTACCGGCGGGATCAACTGAGATCATCAAAACCTGCTCGACAATACTTTTCCATAGCTCTCTAATGTAGGTCATCTCTCCTGCAACTAGTTATCGGAGCTTCCATTTGACAAGCTCACTCAACGCATCAGGCTGGATGACATTCAAGATGACTCGTCAAAACGACGCGGAATGCCAGCGGCCCATGTCATGTACGGTGTTGGCCAGACGGTCAATTGTGTGTCGTATACTGGCGCTAAGGCATTTTTCCTCTGtgaggagctgaagaatgCGAACGCATGCAGGAAAGCCTTGTATGGTCAGTACATGCCCCTGACTGTACGTTGTCGATTGACTAGATCCCTAACTAGGTTATATCTATAGACGAACTGGATAACCTCTTTTCGGGCCAAGCGCTCGAACTTCACTGGAAATTCCACAGGACATGCCCTTCAATGAATGACTACATTATTATGATCGACAACAAGACCGCTGGCTTCTTTCGGCTAGTTCTACGGATGATGGCCGCAGAAGCGTCAGTGTCAATGTCTctcgagaaaaagaacacaTTGCTTCATTTTATTACCCTTCTAGGGAGATACTACCAGATACGTGATGATTATCAAAACCTGGTATCTGACGAGGTACGTTCGCAATGTAGCGCTCTGTCTTGACCAGACGCTTTCAACATTACATTTAGTACTGCATAGGCCATCGATATAGCATCTGCTAACTATGACATAGTATGCGGCAAAAAAGGGCTTCTGCGATGATCTATCAGAGGGAAAGTTCTCATTGATCTTAATCCATACGTTGAATAATAGTCCAACTGCAGACAGAATTCGCGGGTTGATGTTTGGTGGGGACAGGGCTGGTATGTCCCAGGAAATACGCTCGTACATACTCTCCGAGATGGAGGCTGCCGGGAGTCTAGAGTACACCAAACGTATCATCACGGAGCTTTACGAAACACTTTGGAGAATGCTGGATGAACTTGAGGCTACACTTGGGCCAAATACCTTGCTGAGGGCACTGGTTCAATTCTTGAAGATCTGATAGGATGTGCAGCTACGTTGGGCAAGTGAATTTGCTTTTCGCATCCGGAAACTATATCTAATCACATAAATTGGGATAATCGATCCTTATAATACTCCCAGGCTACTACTTtatcaaagaaaagaactacGGGCTCTGCTACAGTGCTACAGTTAATTTCCCAAATGAAAGATACTCGAGTTTAATTGATGTAAGGCCTGCGCGCCCAGTagaagaaagtaaaagattAGACCCTGCCACTCTCGCAGAGGACAGAATGACtaaaagaaacagatgaaGGGTTGGACAAGTCACGTTATAACTTGACAGTCGGTTTTGTCGCGGGGACAACACTGAGGAACATACCAGCCCATGGACGTCGAATGGAATGAAATGCCCTCGCTATCGACTGCTAGGCCAGTTTAAGCATTGTTCCAGGCAAGCTTGGAGCCACCATCGAGCGTAACAACCCTGGTGTTGTTGTACACGTTCTGTAGGAACTGTCTGGAGTTCTGCTTGCCGTCCTTGATGAATTCATCGTTCCACACCATCCAGTAAGCCCAGTTGACCTTATCGCGAGCCTGAACGGTGGGATCGGGAACGGGACCGACTTCTGCCAGAGCCAAAACTCTCTCGTTGTTGGTGACGGCCTGGAGCTTCTTGTATTTGTCTGCGAGAACGCCATGGTCACCAGCATTGGCGTAGTGGTCGACGGTGGCGATGTCACACTTATCGTTTCCGGGATACCAGTCAGCCTCGGCGGTGTTGCATACCCAGACCACGTTGTGGAGGTTGTGGAAGCGAGTGATGCGGTCGTAGATCATATCCCAGAGCTTCTTGAACGGGGCAGGACCCTGGGCACCCCACCAGAACCATCCACCCTCGGGCTCGTGGAGCGGGCGGAAGAGAATCGGAACATTGGCCTGATCAAGGCGCTTGATCTGGGCGGCGATGGCATCGATATCACGCAGCAGGAGGCGATAGTTGGTTCCGTTTCGACGGTCGTTGACGGCATCGGCAACGTTGAAGCAGGTGGCCTTGGTGTAGAATCCATTGTACCACGGCTGTTCGGCGTTGTCGAGCAGACAAGTCGGAGCGTACCAATGCCAGACCAGGGCGTTGATTCCGTTACGATCTGCGTGCTGGATCACATCCTCGACGGCGTGGGACTTGCTGCCATGAGCAACCGCCGAAGGCGAGTAATACATGAAGTCGCTACCCAGAATCGCAGGGGCCACTCCAATGTTCTGCTTGACCCAGTCCCAGCTGCCTGCATCCTGCTGTCCGGAAATGTAATGCGATCCATACTGTGACTGGATGTGTTTCAGAAGCGCTTTGGCGCCGGGGGTGGCCGACTTGTCAATGTTGTCGTAGGACAGACCCTGGCCGCCGGCGGCACAGGCAGTAGAggtgaggagaagagaaaggagggAAAATTTGGCAAGCATTTTGGAATATACCAGCTATTCTATGAAAAATGAGCGAATGACTTATAGAATGGACTGATTTAGTACCTCAAACATCTCGGACATGCCCTGCCCTTTATATGTTGGTAGACCTCGAAGATCATTATCTgtttggtgaagaagaggcTCATCATATGATGGAGGTGGGCAATTAATCTTGTTCATGACGATCCATGGACACTGCCACCTTTGCATCCTGTTCTTTTACTGTCTGAGGAACAGTAGAGTCTGTATTCTCCAGTTCTTCGTAAGCGGTGCCACTATCCCCTCGCCCCCACAGAGGATCCAAGCGGGGGCACCGGATtcaatttctcttcttcgtaTGTTATTGGTACATTATAGAGCATGCAATAGGTCAACGGGCACTATTAGCTCCTTCCGTGTAGCGCAAGCCAGGTGATGCGGCAGATGTATAGGTGTCTCAAAGCTAGATCGCTGCTGGTGCGTTTCAGTCAAATCATTGACAGCTTTGTCCGACTCCAGGCAATCAAGGTTAGTCTGACAGTGGCTTAACTagacaaggacaaggatatGAGCCCCACTGCTGATGTGATCTATATGGGTAATGGTATACATGTAGGGTTGAAGCGCGTTAAGCCTACCGTTCGGGGCAACCCCCGTTTGGctccacacacacacacggCAGCATCGGATACGGATCTATATTGCATTTTACAAGTGTTGAGGAACCATTCATTTGTGTTAGCCGCAACTTGATTAAGGGTTTAATCGGAAAACTGACcaaattctattttactgACTCGTTTGAAAGAGGGGCCATCGTTGCGGTAAATTCTCCGACGATCCGCCGAAAAGATCCAAAGggtcctttttttttttggactTCTTAACATGTCGTCCGgtatatactttttttttttttttaatagccTTGAGATAGACCTGTTTGATCTGTTCAATTGCTAACCTCCCTTTTGTGACTGAAATTCTGCTAGAGATAATGCCTCTAGAGATCCCTATGTCGTAAACTCAGTGGTTACCTGAGACATGAATATATTAGCGTCTTAGTAGAGACATGGGGAGGTGATCACCGTTCACATCTCCCTCTTGGTTGATAATATCGCCCACCAAAAACACCACTGTCTACATGAACATTGGCTGATATTTAACGCCAAGTGAAATGTATACGATTAAAATTCTAAACAATGGGCCCTCCCACTTTGAATGCTAGAGATCTGCAGGGACATTATGGAATCTTTGGTTGGCATTGCCCGATAGTGATTCGTAATGCCTTGAAGCTATTATCAGAGAATTACCTACCATAGGACCCACCCTCATCTTTGGCTCAGTATACTTTAGCGTGCTTAACGCTTTCTAGAAATTCTGGGCCATGGTCCGTTTGTCCGACTCCGAAGAGTTCGTAAATGCGATTCATTTGTATGTCTAATTATGTTGCAGCATattcaaagaaggaaaaaagctATTCTGGGGAACAAAGCGCTGTATAAGGGGTTCATGATTCCGGTAGAAGAATTTCAAGGCACAGGCAAAGACCAAATCGGGTACGGGACGATCCCCTTGCCAAGAGAGGATGTTATCTTGTCAATTGCAACAGCCGTTCCTGATGTAGGGTTAAGCCCTGCCCAACAGTACAGTTGAAAGACTCCCTGGGCTGCGTTGGTTGCTGCCATGGTTTGACTGTGTTTCGAACTGAGACAAGGTACTCGGCAGTTGCGAACCCCCTGTAACATACGATCTAACATAGTTGACTATGACTTGTGGTCAACGATGCCTTCAATTACCTTGCAGGACTTACAGTACAATGCAAGAGATAACGATCCATAAACGCACATCTTGCAAAACATAAAGTAAGCCGGACTCGGACAAGATATCCTATTCAGTCGCGGAAACCTTGATAACACCGAGAACCTTACGGCGTCCGGGGCAGTCTCTGTACCCTGAAAAGACCGAAGTTCGGTGAACAGCAGCGGCACCCAAATCGGAGATTTGCCGTTGGCCGGACGGATGGTAGATCGTCTTGTCGTAAGGCTTGGCCGATGTGTATTCGTTGATATAAGTCCAACCGGTTGCCGGAACTACCTCCGGGATGGAGACATTTCGCTTGCTTAGCGGATTCTAGGAAGCTATAGTTCGATGTTCATAGAAGACACATGGGTATAGAAATTCGTCATCTGAAACATGGCTTGTTCTTAATTAATCATAGCGTCACCTGTACCGTGTTACCACGTTTTCTTACCTTGTTCGTGGATACACACCCTACAATGTacataaaattaatataaaaatctttatatttgCCCCAGTATCTGGCAAGGGTACTATTCCTTCGGGTCTTTGGCCTCTCTGTCACACAAAGTAAGTATGGGGACCACGGCCAACGATCTACCTGTGTTTCCTGATTTTATACTGAGTCGACAGTGGTCATCCCTTGTGTTTCTGTATGGTCTATGCCCAAAAGGTCAAACATAACAGCATAAGATACTGTGGCTGTGTGAGCTTGCAATCAGGTTCTCTGATTCTTCCGTATCTGAAGACCTCGCCCCAATGATAGCCACTCCCTACAAGAATCACATCACGTCATCTTCCCTATTTAGCATCGACATCTGTGGATGGATATTGCAATGGGAAATATATTGCTTGCGCAAGCGTTTCCAACACCTTCTATTGAGGATCTGGTTGATGGGATGGCGGGGACGATGAACGAAAATGATAAATGGCTACACACGGTCTGAATATAATCAGTCATACGCAGCTTATGCTGTTGACCTTGCCAAGAAGCAGCGTACACAGTGAGCCATTTTTCTTGAGCCAGTATCGGAGTCCGTTTTACCTCCTTTGAGGGGGTGATCTTCACGCTGTATGTCGCGTCTTCCATAGGTCGTTAAGGAATGTGGGGCTGAGATAGCAGACAATTTCAAATTTAGCAATGTTCATTGGATAAAGAGATAGATAAATCATGAGCGCTGGATCTCCCACGGGGGCTATCATCTGCCAGAGAAGGCAGAACCGGCAACACATACTGAGCACAGGCGCAGAACCTCGAGATATCAATGTGCGGGGAAGAAGTTATTTTCCCCCTCACTGAACCAGTCCGGTGAGCATTCCCATCTAAGCTACAATTTCCCAGATTGCCAAGGTGTTATCCTAAACTTCCCCGCAGGAACTTTGATAGCTACCCAGTCACAGCCCATGCACCATGGGAATATGGAAACGGTAATCCTCCCGACACCCATTTGCGCCTGAGTAGATGAGAACTCGAGTTTACTCGGGTATGCATTCCGTAGGACTGCACCTTATGACACGTCTGATATGTACGAGAGAGGAAATGTTTACCTTCCACTGACTTTACAAGCCGAGGGTGGCCACAATCCATCCGGTACCCTCGCCTTCATTCCCGAGATGCGAGACTAAATAACAACTAGGTTTGCCCCCAGATGTTACTCCGGAGGTTTGAACTTTTGGTCTGTCCTTGTTTAAAGCACGAGAAGGCGTATCATTTTACATTCTACCCCGACACGACTTGCTCCAGCAACCCAGCGAACATGTCAGACCTCA from Aspergillus flavus chromosome 7, complete sequence carries:
- a CDS encoding isoprenoid synthase domain-containing protein, which translates into the protein MILADVLAAVSAGKFATSECSFVPDALATLSSFFDIWDLSTIQTKLKECFSVQTAHVDKTMSFDQYKIFKINHSGMRFMASIISLTKGQRVSPQEIDSVSYFVDKILLSSSLLNDLYSFPKEFEEHSSAGNMDTIGNAMALLMSGYGYNEDEAANILKREISELEERALEEFHAWQNSNLTRSPSLVGYVFTVMTAAGGFNYWMSHSERYFRTDFTTTAEDRARLVRNPDSCLGCLQGYPAPLALNGHSTSTVELDAVSESHVSGSDSSLTSMTTASSHVSVDGLGFSGMEIGITDKFQKADAQNLCMDPYNYISSLPGKGTVAKLADTLQTWFKVPAGSTEIIKTCSTILFHSSLMLDDIQDDSSKRRGMPAAHVMYGVGQTVNCVSYTGAKAFFLCEELKNANACRKALYDELDNLFSGQALELHWKFHRTCPSMNDYIIMIDNKTAGFFRLVLRMMAAEASVSMSLEKKNTLLHFITLLGRYYQIRDDYQNLVSDEYAAKKGFCDDLSEGKFSLILIHTLNNSPTADRIRGLMFGGDRAGMSQEIRSYILSEMEAAGSLEYTKRIITELYETLWRMLDELEATLGPNTLLRALVQFLKI
- a CDS encoding putative mannan endo-1,4-beta-mannosidase A precursor (unnamed protein product); this translates as MLAKFSLLSLLLTSTACAAGGQGLSYDNIDKSATPGAKALLKHIQSQYGSHYISGQQDAGSWDWVKQNIGVAPAILGSDFMYYSPSAVAHGSKSHAVEDVIQHADRNGINALVWHWYAPTCLLDNAEQPWYNGFYTKATCFNVADAVNDRRNGTNYRLLLRDIDAIAAQIKRLDQANVPILFRPLHEPEGGWFWWGAQGPAPFKKLWDMIYDRITRFHNLHNVVWVCNTAEADWYPGNDKCDIATVDHYANAGDHGVLADKYKKLQAVTNNERVLALAEVGPVPDPTVQARDKVNWAYWMVWNDEFIKDGKQNSRQFLQNVYNNTRVVTLDGGSKLAWNNA